The genome window ACTCAAGCCACTTCTGAATCTGCGATCGCCACCCTCTTAGAAAGCCCTTACCCATTGAGTAATCTAGGTGCTCCTAGTGCTTTGCAGCAAGCTCAAGCCCGTTACTCGATTTGTGCTGGGGCTCCCCGTGTGCTAGATGGCCAATTGCAGCTTTGGACGCCTGAAGTGGGCAATATTTTGCCGTTTCTGGAGCAACTGCTACAACGCCAGAACTTTGGTTCAGCGGATGAGCGATCGCGCCCAGACGCTTTGCCGTTTACGGGAGGCTGGTTGGGTTGGTTGGGTTACGACTTAGCTTGGGAAATTGAGCATTTGCCCCAGCTCAAATCAGATTCGCTGCCGTTTCCCGTGGCTTATTGGTATGAGCCAGACTGCTTTGCAGTTTTAGACCATTGGGAGCAAACTCTTTGGTTAGCTGCAACTCAGGAGCCGCAGCTGGATCAATTGGAGGAGCAATTGGCCCTCAAGCAGGAGGCTGGGAACTACAAATCGCTAAGCCTGAGTCAAAATGCGCCTCTAACAGCTCCCTCCCTCCTGCCTAAATTTCATACGGCTCAAGCTGATTACGAAGCCGCCGTTCTCAAAGCCAAGAGCTACATTACGGCTGGAGACATCTTTCAGACTAATCTTTCGGTCCGCTTTGAAGCAGACTTAACGGGCGATAGTTGGTCGCTTTACCGCGCATTGCAGCAAGTAAACCCTTCTCCTTTTGCCAGCTATTGGCAGACTCCTTGGGGAGATGTTGTCAGTTGTTCTCCAGAGCGACTCGTGCAATTGCAGGGGCGACAAGCTCAAACGCGACCGATCGCCGGGACGCGATCGCGGGGCACAACGCCCGAACAAGACCAAGCGCAGCAGCAAGAACTACTAGCCAGCGCCAAGGAACAAGCGGAACACATCATGCTGGTTGATTTGGAGCGCAATGATTTAGGCCGAGTTTGCGAATGGGGTTCGGTGGCGGTGAATGAACTGCTCACGATTGAGTACTACAGCCACGTCATGCATTTGGTGAGTAACGTGATTGGTACTCTCCAGCATGGATACAACAGCATCGATTTGATTCGGGGAGTGTTTCCTGGCGGCACAATTACGGGCTGTCCTAAAGTTCGCTGTATGGAAATCATTGAAGAGTTGGAACCTGTGCGGCGCAGCTTGTTCTATGGCTCCTGTGGCTACTTAGATTGGCGTGGTCACCTCGACCTGAATATCTTGATTCGGACCTTGTTAGTCACCAAAAGCGATCGCCCTCCACAAAGTAACCCACCTCAAAGTTTTAAGGTCTGGGGTCAAGTGGGAGCGGGAATTGTAGCTGATAGCGATCCGGAACGAGAGTGGTATGAGTCGCTGCACAAAGCGCAAGCTCAGTTAGCAGCCTTACGACTTGTAGAATTACAGGCTGAAACCAGCTCCTAAACCTGAAATCTGTGGCAAAACTCTGCTAACCAATAGCAGCCCAATTTTCGGTAGCAAAAAGCCACAGTTTCTCCTAAAGTGATGAAATCTGGTCGTTAAAGATAGGTTGGCTTGAATATTCGCCTTGGGACAGATATTGTCTACATTCCTCGCATTCAAGCGGCACTGGACCGTTTTGGGGAGCGGTTTCTGCAACGAGTTTACACGCCCGCCGAGCAGCAGGACGCTGGGGCTTTGATTCAAGTCCCTGTTCCGGTTGGTCTTCGCGACAAGCAAACCGATGTTTCAGCAAGTCGTTTAGCAGGACGCTGGGCTGCCAAGGAGGCTGTTGCGAAAGCCTTAGGTACTGGCTGGCGAGGTCTGCGCTACACCGATATTGAAGTTCAACGGCAGCCCAGTGGACAGCCAAAAGTTTGTCTCTATGGAGCCGCGGCGATCGCGGTGTCTACGTGGGGAGATTATCATTGGCAAGTAAGCCTGAGTCATGATGGTGATTATGCGATCGCGACGGCAATTGCTTTTTGCCGCGACTAGATAGTGAATTGCCTTAAATCTTGCATAGGATTCTATGGAATTCTATTGGACTAATTTGAACTAATGAGTCACGCTTAGAGCGATACTGAAACAGACTCCACGATTTAATAATATTGTTGGCGATCGCAACTACCAAATTTGGCTTGTAATTTACACCTTAATTTTGACCTAGCTATTGCTGCCAGCTTGAAGCTGAATGAGTACTGAAACTTATCTGAATCACCCCACCTTTGGTTTACTCTTCAGGATTTGTCTTGTTGAGGAAACCCAAGAACTGTTTGCGACTTTGTATGCTCAACGGCTCTTTTTTATGGTGCATAGTGGACCCAATGGCTTAAAGTTTGAACCTATTGGTCGAACAGATGCCCGGATCTTAGTCGAGAATCGGCTGCGGCTGCTACGGCGGGCAGGGCAGGCTAAAGAGCAAGAGCAGCTACAGGCCATCTACAAACAAACTTTCCAATAAGGCTCCCATCGCGCTGTCGCCTTTATCTTCGACGCAATGACTTTATCCCACCCAAGCATCTATCGCGATCGCATTGCCACCATTCAGCAGGGCTTACCTCCTGCGGTAAAGTTGATTGCTGTGACTAAGCAGGTGCCAGTGGCAGCAATGCGAGTTGCTTACGCGGCAGGTGTGCGAGATTTTGGCGAGAGTCGAATTCAAGAAGCCGAAGCTAAGCAAGCTGAACTGCAAGATTTGCCGGATATCACCTGGCACTTGATTGGACGCTTGCAAAGTAACAAAGCCCAAAAAGCTTTGGAGCTATTTCAATGGATTCATTCGGTAGATTGCTTGAAATTAGCCCAACGTCTCGATCGCTTGGCCGAGCCGTTGCTAGTGAAGCCGCAAGTTTGTTTGCAAGTCAAACTTTTGCCTGATCCCAACAAAACGGGTTGGACAGTAGATGAGCTGTGGTCCGACTTGCCACAACTCGATCTCTACCACAACCTGAAAATTCAAGGATTGATGACAATTCCACCGCTAGGGCTGAGCGAATCGGACACCTTAACCGTGTTTCAGCAGACGCAAGAATTAGCAGAGAAAATTCGGCAGCAGAGTTGGGCTAATATCCAGATGGCTCAGCTTTCAATGGGTATGTCCAATGACTATCGGCTGGCTGTGCAAGCAGGGGCGACAATGATCCGCTTGGGCACAATTTTATTTGGAGAACGGGGTATCTAACCTCTTGCCTAAATTCCTAGACCCAGGTAGTATGTGCATGCTTTATTTATTAGGCAGTATTAGTAACAAGAGCTTGCAATCCCTCCATGAAGTCTGGCTTCTGTTGTGTTGTGTTAATTGCCACCACGCTCTTGCGCCTGTAAATCAACACTGCACTTCTGGCTTTTTCTGAGATTACAAGTAAGAAATCGATGTATACTGTGGAGTCAATTCAGGAAAGTCAGCCAGGGTGTTCGCAAGCTTCATTATGGATTGGGCTCTTAATTTTTTATTAAAGTCCGACCGTAAGCTTCAACTAGGAGGCACGCTTTTCAAGGGCTTAAGTCAATTTAGGTCTACTAGCGTTGTTTCCTCCTTATTAATGAAGTTGTTTACTGAAGGTAACTATTGTTGTGATGGAGCGTGAACCGTGAACAATATTTTCACGAAGTTACGGGATTTTGTTGGTTTTAACGATCCCGTCGATTATGAGTATGAGTATGACGAGACGGATGGGGAAGAATATCAAAATCTCTATCGAGAAGAGAACCCCCAACCCGCGCCAGAGGAAGATGCCCGGAATCGCCGTCGCATTCGTGAGCGCGTATCAATGTCCACTGAAACAGGAATTGGTTCAACCATGAATAACGTAATTGGCATGCCGGGAGCCATCAATGGCCTCTCTGAAGTGGTGGTAATGGAGCCTCGTTCTTTTGAGGAAATGCCTCAAGCCATCCAAGCCTTGCGCGAACGGAAGTCAGTGGTTTTGAACCTGACGATCATGGACCCCGACCAAGCTCAACGAGCCGTTGATTTTGTGGCAGGTGGTACCTACGCGATCGATGGTCATCAAGAGCGGATTGGCGAAAGCATTTTCCTCTTCACCCCCAACTGCGTGCAAGTTACGACTCAAGCAGGTGTGGTTCAAGAAGCGCCTCAGCCTCAAGCGCGCCCCAGCCGTCCTGCTGCTCCTACGCCCGCTTGGACTGCTGAGCAAGCTCGCATGGCTTAGTAGCTCACTAGCTACAGCTTATGTTCGCTTTGTTGTCTA of Trichocoleus sp. FACHB-46 contains these proteins:
- a CDS encoding anthranilate synthase component I gives rise to the protein MHPIQPWYWRSLPLADRTGSQIFAALFHQPTTQATSESAIATLLESPYPLSNLGAPSALQQAQARYSICAGAPRVLDGQLQLWTPEVGNILPFLEQLLQRQNFGSADERSRPDALPFTGGWLGWLGYDLAWEIEHLPQLKSDSLPFPVAYWYEPDCFAVLDHWEQTLWLAATQEPQLDQLEEQLALKQEAGNYKSLSLSQNAPLTAPSLLPKFHTAQADYEAAVLKAKSYITAGDIFQTNLSVRFEADLTGDSWSLYRALQQVNPSPFASYWQTPWGDVVSCSPERLVQLQGRQAQTRPIAGTRSRGTTPEQDQAQQQELLASAKEQAEHIMLVDLERNDLGRVCEWGSVAVNELLTIEYYSHVMHLVSNVIGTLQHGYNSIDLIRGVFPGGTITGCPKVRCMEIIEELEPVRRSLFYGSCGYLDWRGHLDLNILIRTLLVTKSDRPPQSNPPQSFKVWGQVGAGIVADSDPEREWYESLHKAQAQLAALRLVELQAETSS
- the acpS gene encoding holo-ACP synthase, translated to MNIRLGTDIVYIPRIQAALDRFGERFLQRVYTPAEQQDAGALIQVPVPVGLRDKQTDVSASRLAGRWAAKEAVAKALGTGWRGLRYTDIEVQRQPSGQPKVCLYGAAAIAVSTWGDYHWQVSLSHDGDYAIATAIAFCRD
- the pipX gene encoding transcriptional coactivator PipX, with protein sequence MSTETYLNHPTFGLLFRICLVEETQELFATLYAQRLFFMVHSGPNGLKFEPIGRTDARILVENRLRLLRRAGQAKEQEQLQAIYKQTFQ
- a CDS encoding YggS family pyridoxal phosphate-dependent enzyme → MTLSHPSIYRDRIATIQQGLPPAVKLIAVTKQVPVAAMRVAYAAGVRDFGESRIQEAEAKQAELQDLPDITWHLIGRLQSNKAQKALELFQWIHSVDCLKLAQRLDRLAEPLLVKPQVCLQVKLLPDPNKTGWTVDELWSDLPQLDLYHNLKIQGLMTIPPLGLSESDTLTVFQQTQELAEKIRQQSWANIQMAQLSMGMSNDYRLAVQAGATMIRLGTILFGERGI
- a CDS encoding cell division protein SepF, encoding MNNIFTKLRDFVGFNDPVDYEYEYDETDGEEYQNLYREENPQPAPEEDARNRRRIRERVSMSTETGIGSTMNNVIGMPGAINGLSEVVVMEPRSFEEMPQAIQALRERKSVVLNLTIMDPDQAQRAVDFVAGGTYAIDGHQERIGESIFLFTPNCVQVTTQAGVVQEAPQPQARPSRPAAPTPAWTAEQARMA